A window of the Nibribacter ruber genome harbors these coding sequences:
- the treZ gene encoding malto-oligosyltrehalose trehalohydrolase, with protein sequence MNNLTIQKRTLGVTFPAPGQAEVLVWAPFAQQLEIILNNGNTSLPLKKQEFGYWHLVTDQISPGDRYFLRLNDDQEVPDPVSLSQPAGVHGPSQALDLEAYQWQDTAWQNLPLQEYVLYELHTGTFSPQGTFEGLEAKLDYLKELGVTAIEIMPVAQFPGDRNWGYDGVFPFAVQNSYGGPEAMQRFVDACHQKGMAVVLDVVYNHLGPEGNYLGAYGPYFTNKYNTPWGPAINFDDAWCDGVRRCFTENLLMWFRDFHIDAVRLDAVHAIKDFSPEHILREMKQQVNALMEATGRTHYMIVELDLNDNRFINPLEEQGYGMDAQWVDEFHHALRVTSTGEKSGYYADFSGIAHLAKAYEDAYVYDGQFSEHRQKNFGIKAEHNPGQQFIVFTQNHDQVGNRMLGERLGELVSLEMQKLAAAAVILSPYLPMLWMGEEYAEPNRFQYFVSHTDPELAEAVRKGRKAEFEAFQAHGEAPDPMAEETFLNSKLQWNLLEEEPHQTLFKYYQALLRLRRELPALRHLDRKSLEVTCDETKKVLILRRWHQEQQVVCLMNFSQEVQEVTIPFGVKHVELVLDSAAPEWNGPNAANTSATEGEEVTLQPESVLVYCSSPSN encoded by the coding sequence ATGAATAACCTTACCATTCAGAAAAGAACTCTGGGCGTCACGTTTCCGGCGCCAGGCCAGGCTGAGGTTCTGGTCTGGGCACCGTTTGCCCAACAGCTGGAAATTATCCTGAACAACGGCAACACCAGCCTCCCGCTCAAAAAGCAGGAGTTTGGCTACTGGCACTTGGTGACAGACCAGATTTCACCAGGAGACCGCTATTTCCTTCGGCTAAACGATGACCAGGAAGTGCCCGACCCGGTTTCTTTGTCCCAGCCTGCAGGCGTGCACGGTCCTTCACAGGCCCTGGACCTGGAAGCATATCAGTGGCAAGACACAGCTTGGCAGAATCTTCCTTTGCAGGAGTATGTCCTTTATGAACTGCACACAGGTACGTTTAGCCCACAAGGTACTTTTGAAGGCCTAGAAGCAAAGCTGGACTACCTGAAAGAACTGGGAGTGACAGCCATTGAAATCATGCCGGTGGCGCAGTTTCCGGGAGACAGGAACTGGGGGTATGACGGCGTTTTCCCATTTGCCGTGCAAAACAGTTATGGCGGCCCAGAAGCCATGCAGCGTTTTGTAGATGCCTGTCACCAGAAAGGAATGGCCGTGGTTTTAGACGTGGTGTACAATCACCTGGGTCCCGAAGGCAATTACCTGGGCGCCTATGGCCCTTATTTTACAAATAAATACAATACGCCCTGGGGCCCGGCCATCAATTTTGACGATGCCTGGTGTGACGGCGTACGGCGCTGCTTCACAGAAAACCTGCTCATGTGGTTTAGAGACTTCCATATTGACGCGGTGCGGCTGGATGCAGTGCATGCCATCAAGGATTTCAGTCCTGAACACATTCTGCGAGAGATGAAACAGCAAGTGAACGCGCTCATGGAAGCCACCGGTCGCACCCATTATATGATCGTGGAGCTGGACCTGAACGACAATCGCTTTATTAACCCCCTGGAGGAGCAAGGCTACGGTATGGATGCCCAGTGGGTGGACGAGTTTCATCATGCCTTGCGCGTAACTTCTACTGGCGAGAAAAGTGGGTATTACGCAGATTTCTCAGGCATCGCGCACCTGGCCAAAGCCTATGAAGATGCCTATGTCTATGACGGTCAATTTTCAGAACACCGCCAGAAGAACTTTGGCATCAAGGCAGAGCATAACCCCGGGCAGCAATTTATTGTGTTCACGCAAAACCATGACCAGGTGGGCAACCGCATGTTGGGCGAACGACTAGGCGAGTTGGTGAGTCTTGAGATGCAGAAGCTAGCCGCCGCGGCCGTTATTTTAAGTCCATACCTGCCCATGCTTTGGATGGGAGAGGAGTACGCCGAACCGAATCGATTCCAGTACTTTGTGAGCCACACCGACCCAGAATTGGCAGAAGCTGTTCGTAAAGGGCGCAAAGCCGAATTTGAAGCTTTTCAGGCCCATGGCGAAGCGCCTGATCCCATGGCAGAAGAGACCTTCCTAAACTCAAAATTGCAATGGAACTTGCTGGAAGAGGAGCCGCACCAAACGCTGTTCAAGTATTACCAAGCCCTGCTTCGCCTGCGCCGTGAGCTGCCCGCCTTGCGCCACCTTGACCGAAAATCATTGGAAGTGACCTGTGACGAGACGAAAAAAGTACTCATTCTGCGCCGGTGGCACCAAGAGCAGCAAGTGGTCTGTCTCATGAATTTTTCCCAGGAGGTTCAAGAAGTAACCATACCATTCGGGGTGAAACATGTAGAGTTGGTGCTTGACTCTGCTGCTCCAGAGTGGAATGGTCCAAACGCTGCGAATACATCAGCTACAGAAGGCGAAGAAGTAACCCTACAGCCGGAAAGCGTATTGGTATACTGTAGTTCGCCCTCAAATTGA
- the glgX gene encoding glycogen debranching protein GlgX translates to MSIIHYPGKPFPLGATWDGEGVNFALFAQNATDVELCLFQSPEDTTESERIKLVERSHQVWHIYLPEIGPGQLYGFRVHGPYEPENGHRFNANKVLIDPYAKAIAGTVNWHESLFGYQLGHEDQDLSFSDQDSAPYIPKSVVVDSAFDWEGDKSPGLPYYKSIIYEAHVKGFTQLHPDIPEDIRGKYAAIGHPVTIQYLKDLGITAIELLPVHHFVTDWYLQDKGLTNYWGYNTIGYFAPDVRYSSTGVLGQQVVEFKNMVKALHKAGIEVILDVVYNHTGEGNEKGPTLSFKGIDNASYYRLMEDDKRYYMDYTGTGNTLNANLPSVLRLIMDSLRYWILEMHVDGFRFDLASTLARELHDVDRLSSFFDIIHQDPVISQVKLIAEPWDVGEGGYQVGNFPPGWTEWNGMYRDCMRDFWRGEESMLAEFANRFTGSSDLYSDDFRRPTASINFITAHDGFTLHDLVSYNEKHNEANGEDNKDGDDHNRSWNCGTEGPTEDQWIIDLRNRQKRNLLVTLFLSQGVPMLVAGDELSRTQHGNNNAYCQDNEISWINWGSADQHLLAFTRKLVHFRKQHPVFRRRRWFQGQPIKGLGLEDIAWFLPNGTDMGDEHWDEDHAKSLAIYLNGKGVHTRGPKGELILDDSFYVIFNAYHDSIDFTLPAEKYGSQWSVAVDTFRGLIEPEEPVLYNAGDSFHVEGRSVLVLKNHVHEVEPEGNE, encoded by the coding sequence ATGAGCATCATCCATTACCCCGGTAAGCCTTTTCCCTTAGGTGCCACCTGGGACGGCGAGGGAGTCAACTTCGCCCTGTTTGCCCAAAATGCCACCGATGTAGAACTATGCCTTTTCCAGTCTCCGGAAGATACCACTGAAAGTGAACGCATAAAACTGGTGGAACGCTCTCATCAGGTTTGGCACATCTACCTTCCTGAGATCGGCCCCGGCCAGTTGTACGGTTTCAGGGTACACGGGCCCTATGAGCCTGAGAATGGCCATCGGTTCAACGCCAACAAGGTTTTGATTGATCCCTATGCCAAGGCCATCGCTGGCACGGTGAATTGGCATGAGTCTTTGTTTGGCTACCAGTTAGGGCACGAAGACCAGGATCTGAGCTTCAGTGACCAGGATAGTGCGCCGTACATTCCCAAGTCGGTGGTGGTGGATTCTGCATTTGACTGGGAAGGGGACAAGTCGCCGGGCCTGCCATATTATAAATCCATCATTTATGAGGCGCATGTGAAAGGCTTCACGCAACTGCACCCAGACATTCCGGAGGACATACGCGGGAAATATGCGGCCATCGGGCACCCGGTTACCATCCAGTACCTGAAAGACCTGGGCATCACGGCCATAGAACTGCTGCCGGTGCATCATTTTGTAACCGATTGGTACCTGCAAGACAAAGGCCTCACCAATTACTGGGGGTACAACACCATAGGGTATTTCGCGCCAGACGTGCGCTATTCCAGCACCGGCGTACTGGGCCAGCAGGTGGTGGAATTCAAGAACATGGTGAAAGCGCTGCACAAGGCGGGCATAGAGGTCATTCTGGACGTAGTCTACAACCATACCGGCGAAGGCAATGAAAAAGGCCCCACGCTGTCTTTTAAAGGAATAGACAATGCTTCCTATTACCGGCTCATGGAAGACGATAAGCGCTACTACATGGACTATACCGGCACCGGCAACACGCTAAACGCCAACCTGCCCAGCGTACTGCGCCTGATCATGGACAGCCTGCGCTACTGGATTCTGGAGATGCACGTAGACGGTTTCCGGTTTGATTTGGCTTCTACTTTGGCCCGTGAACTGCATGACGTAGACCGCCTGAGCTCCTTCTTTGACATTATTCACCAGGACCCGGTCATCTCACAGGTAAAGCTCATTGCCGAACCTTGGGATGTAGGCGAGGGTGGCTACCAGGTGGGCAACTTCCCGCCGGGCTGGACCGAGTGGAACGGCATGTACCGGGACTGCATGCGCGATTTCTGGCGCGGCGAGGAAAGCATGTTAGCGGAATTTGCCAACCGGTTCACGGGTTCTTCAGATTTGTATTCAGATGATTTCAGGAGGCCCACTGCCAGCATCAATTTCATTACCGCCCATGACGGCTTCACGCTGCATGACTTGGTGTCTTATAATGAGAAACACAATGAGGCCAACGGCGAAGACAATAAGGACGGAGATGACCATAACCGGTCCTGGAATTGCGGCACCGAAGGCCCCACCGAGGACCAATGGATCATAGACCTGCGCAATAGACAAAAACGTAATTTATTGGTTACGCTCTTCCTGTCACAGGGCGTGCCCATGCTGGTGGCCGGCGATGAACTGAGCCGAACCCAACATGGCAATAACAATGCCTACTGCCAGGACAATGAAATTTCGTGGATTAACTGGGGCTCAGCAGACCAGCACCTGTTGGCGTTCACCAGAAAGCTAGTGCACTTCAGGAAACAGCATCCGGTTTTCCGGCGCCGGCGGTGGTTTCAGGGGCAACCCATTAAAGGGCTGGGCTTGGAAGACATTGCGTGGTTTTTGCCCAACGGCACAGACATGGGAGATGAGCACTGGGATGAGGATCATGCCAAATCACTGGCCATTTATTTGAACGGCAAGGGCGTACACACCCGTGGGCCCAAAGGCGAACTCATCCTGGACGACTCTTTCTACGTCATCTTCAACGCCTACCATGACTCAATTGATTTTACGCTTCCGGCAGAAAAATACGGAAGCCAGTGGTCGGTTGCCGTAGATACGTTTAGGGGCTTGATAGAACCAGAAGAGCCTGTGTTGTACAATGCCGGTGATTCTTTTCATGTAGAAGGCCGGTCTGTATTGGTGCTGAAGAATCATGTACACGAGGTAGAACCTGAAGGAAATGAATAA
- a CDS encoding citrate synthase, giving the protein MSEFAELILDGKSYQFPVVEGTENEKAIDINALRAQTGYITIDSGYKNTGATESAITFLDGEEGILRYRGYPIEQLAEKSSFIEVAYLLIYGTLPTQTELDDFSNQIKVHTLVNEDMRKILDGFPSTAHPMGILSALVSSLTAFYPESLNPNQSKEEVDLSIIRLMAKLSTIAAWSYKNSVGHPVNYPKNKLDYCSNFLHMMFAYPTEEYELNPVVVSALNKLLILHADHEQNCSTSTVRLVGSANASLYSSVSAGISALWGPLHGGANQAVIEMLEEIKADGGDSKKFIAKAKDKDDPFRLMGFGHRVYKNFDPRATIIKKAADDVLTALGVNDPILNIAKELEEAALNDPYFVERKLYPNVDFYSGIIYRAMGIPTEMFTVMFALGRLPGWIAQWKEMREAKEPIGRPRQVYTGATERNYTEINKR; this is encoded by the coding sequence ATGTCAGAATTTGCTGAACTTATCTTAGATGGCAAGTCATACCAGTTCCCGGTGGTAGAGGGTACTGAGAATGAAAAAGCCATTGATATCAATGCTTTGCGCGCTCAAACTGGTTATATCACCATAGATTCTGGATACAAGAACACCGGTGCCACAGAAAGCGCCATCACGTTTCTTGACGGGGAGGAAGGCATTCTTCGTTACCGCGGATATCCAATTGAGCAGTTGGCTGAGAAATCAAGCTTTATTGAAGTTGCCTACCTGTTAATCTACGGCACGCTGCCTACCCAGACAGAATTGGATGATTTCAGCAATCAGATCAAAGTTCACACCCTGGTAAACGAGGACATGCGCAAAATCTTGGACGGTTTCCCGTCTACTGCGCACCCAATGGGTATCCTGTCTGCCTTGGTAAGCTCCCTGACGGCATTTTACCCAGAGTCCCTGAACCCTAACCAGAGCAAAGAAGAGGTTGACCTTTCCATCATCCGTTTGATGGCCAAATTGTCTACCATTGCCGCCTGGTCATACAAGAACTCTGTTGGGCACCCGGTTAACTACCCAAAAAACAAACTGGACTATTGCTCTAACTTCCTGCACATGATGTTTGCTTACCCAACGGAGGAGTATGAACTCAATCCAGTAGTGGTAAGTGCCTTGAATAAACTATTGATTCTGCACGCAGACCATGAGCAGAACTGCTCTACCTCAACCGTGCGTCTGGTAGGTTCTGCCAATGCGTCTTTGTATTCTTCTGTATCTGCTGGTATCTCTGCTCTTTGGGGACCATTGCACGGTGGTGCCAACCAGGCCGTGATTGAAATGCTGGAAGAAATCAAAGCTGACGGCGGAGACTCTAAGAAATTCATTGCCAAGGCCAAGGATAAGGATGATCCTTTCCGTCTGATGGGCTTCGGGCACCGCGTGTACAAGAACTTTGACCCACGCGCCACCATCATCAAGAAAGCCGCCGACGATGTTTTGACTGCTCTAGGCGTAAACGACCCAATCTTGAACATTGCCAAGGAACTGGAGGAAGCTGCCTTGAACGATCCTTACTTTGTAGAGCGCAAGCTATATCCAAACGTAGACTTCTACTCTGGTATCATCTACCGCGCCATGGGCATCCCTACAGAGATGTTCACCGTGATGTTCGCCCTAGGCCGTCTCCCAGGTTGGATTGCCCAGTGGAAAGAGATGCGTGAAGCGAAAGAGCCAATTGGCCGTCCGCGTCAGGTGTATACTGGTGCCACAGAGCGCAACTATACTGAAATCAATAAGCGCTAG
- a CDS encoding OmpA family protein yields MRAFQVLVLIVGLVIGNSLCGWAQKAGGSSNAKAQKQYQEGLKLIQMRNFEKAIEAFDEAISRDSLLGEAYLRAAGLSRILQKPDAAYQYYLRGLSKVPAQASLAPDYLAFADLSFERGHYGQSAEYYQKYLGYAKAGAKQAVHAERQLKNVAFAQEAMAHPVAYSPVPLSPVVNAMGMQYSPVLTANQQELLFTARSGRGALDDEDLYLSVKKEGQWQAPVSVSDQINTDLNEGAATFSADGRVLVFTSCNRQDSFGSCDLYISYKEGENWSKPVNMGRNVNTSSWDSQPSLSADGRTIYFASNRKGGLGNEDIWVTRQQEDGSWEVPVNAGSAINSSGREAAPFLHASGATLYFATDGRLGMGGLDLFKATRQAHGWAEPVNLGYPLNTHRDETSLFITADNQLGYYSGQPAQPGQVLIGLSQFEVPAVWKGNMTSSFAQGTVYDAVTKKPIAAQVQVYDLDSLGVVAQQVPSDKQTGAYTIVVNQGQQYALYVTAPGYVLESRHLSAVSTAQPLALDFYLQPIGKGKKAILSNLFFDTGKATLRKESRTELDKLFQFMKSNPGLKVEIAGHTDNVGQPASNLKLSQARAQEVVHYLVSKGIPASTFLAKGYGETQPTVPNTSDQNRQLNRRIELRIL; encoded by the coding sequence ATGCGCGCATTTCAGGTTCTGGTACTTATTGTTGGTTTGGTAATTGGGAATAGCCTTTGTGGTTGGGCCCAAAAAGCAGGTGGCTCCTCCAATGCCAAAGCCCAAAAGCAGTACCAGGAAGGCCTGAAACTCATTCAGATGCGCAATTTTGAAAAAGCCATAGAAGCGTTTGACGAGGCCATCTCCCGTGACTCTCTCCTGGGCGAAGCGTATTTACGCGCCGCTGGATTGAGCCGCATCCTGCAAAAGCCAGATGCCGCCTACCAATACTACCTTCGCGGTTTGTCCAAAGTCCCGGCCCAGGCCAGTCTGGCGCCAGATTACCTTGCCTTCGCTGACTTATCTTTTGAGCGGGGCCACTATGGCCAGTCCGCAGAATATTACCAGAAATACCTGGGGTATGCCAAGGCAGGAGCCAAGCAGGCGGTTCACGCAGAGCGTCAGCTTAAGAACGTAGCCTTTGCGCAAGAGGCCATGGCCCACCCGGTTGCCTATTCGCCGGTGCCACTTAGCCCCGTGGTAAATGCTATGGGCATGCAGTATTCTCCAGTTCTCACGGCCAATCAACAAGAGTTATTATTTACGGCAAGGTCGGGTAGGGGTGCGTTAGACGATGAAGACCTGTACCTGTCTGTGAAAAAAGAAGGACAGTGGCAGGCGCCAGTCTCCGTCTCGGATCAAATCAACACAGACTTAAACGAAGGAGCTGCCACCTTTTCAGCTGATGGCCGCGTGTTGGTGTTCACCTCCTGCAACCGTCAGGACTCCTTTGGCAGCTGCGATTTGTACATCTCTTATAAGGAAGGCGAGAATTGGTCCAAGCCGGTGAATATGGGCCGAAACGTCAATACTTCTTCCTGGGACTCTCAGCCAAGTCTCTCTGCGGACGGACGAACCATTTATTTTGCCTCTAATCGCAAAGGAGGCTTGGGGAATGAAGACATTTGGGTGACCCGGCAGCAAGAAGACGGTTCCTGGGAGGTTCCGGTCAACGCTGGCAGTGCCATCAATTCTTCTGGCCGCGAAGCCGCTCCTTTCCTGCATGCCAGTGGTGCCACTCTGTACTTTGCCACAGATGGCCGGCTGGGCATGGGAGGGTTGGACCTTTTCAAGGCTACCAGGCAGGCGCACGGATGGGCAGAACCTGTCAATTTGGGCTACCCCCTGAATACACACCGCGATGAGACTTCCCTTTTCATCACCGCAGACAACCAACTCGGTTATTATTCTGGGCAACCTGCCCAACCAGGTCAAGTGCTCATAGGCCTTTCGCAGTTTGAGGTGCCCGCTGTTTGGAAGGGGAATATGACCAGTAGCTTCGCGCAGGGAACAGTGTATGACGCCGTAACCAAGAAGCCAATTGCCGCGCAAGTGCAGGTGTATGACTTGGATTCACTAGGAGTAGTTGCCCAACAAGTTCCTTCTGACAAGCAAACCGGCGCTTATACCATAGTGGTCAACCAAGGCCAACAATATGCCCTCTATGTGACTGCCCCCGGTTATGTCTTGGAAAGCCGACATTTATCTGCCGTCAGCACCGCCCAACCTTTGGCCCTGGATTTTTATTTGCAGCCTATAGGAAAAGGAAAGAAAGCTATTCTAAGTAATTTGTTTTTTGACACCGGAAAAGCCACTCTCCGCAAAGAATCCCGCACGGAGTTGGACAAGCTATTCCAGTTCATGAAAAGCAACCCCGGCCTAAAAGTAGAAATAGCCGGTCACACAGATAATGTAGGCCAACCCGCCTCCAACCTCAAACTATCGCAAGCCCGCGCCCAAGAAGTGGTGCACTATCTGGTTTCCAAAGGAATTCCGGCTTCTACATTCCTGGCCAAAGGCTACGGCGAAACCCAACCCACCGTCCCCAACACCTCTGATCAAAACCGCCAATTGAACAGACGGATCGAGCTGCGGATTTTATAG
- a CDS encoding 7-carboxy-7-deazaguanine synthase QueE: MEHFYTIQGEGYHTGKAAYFIRLGGCDIGCHWCDVKESWDANLHPLTDTDWIVQQAIQFPGKAVVVTGGEPLLYNLDYLTSELQKRGVQTFIETSGAYPLSGTWDWICLSPKKFKGPHPNVLPHAGELKVIVFNKSDFAWAEEHAAHVGPETRLYLQPEWSKADQIMPMIVNYVKENPKWRVSLQTHKFLNIP; the protein is encoded by the coding sequence ATGGAGCATTTTTATACCATTCAGGGCGAAGGCTACCATACCGGCAAAGCCGCCTACTTTATCAGGTTGGGTGGTTGTGACATTGGGTGCCACTGGTGCGACGTGAAAGAATCCTGGGACGCCAATCTGCACCCGCTCACTGATACCGACTGGATTGTGCAGCAAGCCATTCAATTTCCGGGAAAGGCCGTGGTAGTGACTGGCGGCGAGCCTTTGTTATATAACCTGGACTACTTAACCTCAGAATTGCAGAAACGCGGCGTGCAGACCTTTATTGAAACGTCGGGTGCCTATCCTTTGAGTGGCACCTGGGACTGGATTTGTCTTTCGCCTAAGAAATTCAAAGGGCCGCACCCGAATGTGTTGCCGCATGCCGGTGAGTTGAAGGTGATCGTTTTCAATAAATCAGATTTTGCCTGGGCAGAGGAGCATGCCGCTCACGTGGGACCGGAAACGCGCCTGTACCTGCAACCAGAATGGAGCAAGGCAGACCAGATCATGCCAATGATTGTTAACTATGTGAAGGAGAACCCAAAATGGAGAGTCTCTCTGCAAACGCATAAATTTTTGAACATTCCGTAA
- a CDS encoding bifunctional 5,10-methylenetetrahydrofolate dehydrogenase/5,10-methenyltetrahydrofolate cyclohydrolase, producing the protein MILLDGKKTSEAIQSEIAADVAEIKKQGGKAPHLAAILVGQDGGSMTYVNNKVLACERVGFDSTLLHYEDTISEEELLAKIEEINQDENIDGLIVQLPLPKHINGNKVLEVMDYKKDVDGFHPVNVGRMVAGLPAYLPATPYGIMQLLERYNIETKGKHCVVIGRSNIVGTPISILMSKCTIPGECTVTICHRNTVDLAMHTRMADILIVAVGKPGMVTADMVKEGAVVIDVGTTRVPDATRERGWRLRGDVDFDNVAPKCSYITPVPGGVGPLTISMLLKNTLRAAKKEVYG; encoded by the coding sequence ATGATTCTCTTAGACGGAAAGAAAACCTCTGAAGCCATTCAAAGTGAAATTGCCGCTGACGTAGCGGAAATCAAAAAACAAGGCGGTAAAGCCCCGCATTTGGCGGCCATTCTGGTGGGCCAGGACGGCGGCTCCATGACCTATGTCAACAACAAGGTACTGGCGTGTGAGCGCGTAGGCTTTGATTCTACGCTGCTGCACTATGAAGACACCATCTCAGAAGAAGAGCTGCTCGCCAAAATTGAAGAGATTAACCAAGATGAAAACATTGACGGCCTCATAGTGCAATTGCCCCTGCCCAAGCATATCAATGGCAACAAGGTGTTGGAAGTGATGGACTACAAAAAGGACGTGGACGGTTTCCATCCGGTGAATGTGGGCCGCATGGTGGCTGGTTTGCCAGCCTATCTGCCGGCCACGCCGTACGGCATCATGCAACTATTGGAACGCTATAACATTGAGACCAAGGGCAAACACTGCGTGGTGATTGGAAGAAGTAATATTGTAGGAACGCCCATCAGCATTCTCATGAGCAAATGCACCATTCCTGGAGAGTGCACCGTTACCATCTGCCACCGCAACACGGTTGATTTGGCTATGCACACCCGCATGGCGGATATTTTGATTGTGGCGGTAGGCAAGCCAGGCATGGTGACGGCAGACATGGTGAAGGAGGGAGCCGTGGTGATTGACGTGGGCACTACCCGCGTGCCTGATGCCACCAGAGAAAGAGGCTGGCGCCTGCGCGGCGATGTAGACTTTGACAACGTAGCTCCCAAATGCAGCTATATTACCCCCGTACCCGGCGGCGTGGGGCCTTTAACCATCTCCATGCTCTTGAAAAATACCTTGCGCGCCGCTAAAAAAGAAGTCTACGGTTAA
- a CDS encoding DHA2 family efflux MFS transporter permease subunit, protein MAETGFKKWAITITVITAALLELIDTTIVNVAMPQIQGNLGATLEDVAMIVTGYAVANVIILPMSGWLGSRLGRKNYFMASIITFTVFSFLCGNASSLEELVIFRILQGLAGGGLLSTSQSILLETWPKEQVGTATALFGLGAVVGPTLGPTIGGYITDNYSWPWIFYVNVPVGILAAVATYTFIKSTPRETGGKPIDWWGIALLALAVGSLQIVLEKGESEDWFSATYIIVLSATAVFGTLLFIWRELSIDYPIVNFKIMRHRSFSIGMFTSFVLGFGLYSSMFVFPVFTQGLLGFTAAQSGKLLLPGGLFTIMMMPFVGKMLQRGIPAQFMATVGMLLFFVFALMMNHSNLLSGTEDFFWPLVIRGIGMALLFVPLTTLAIQDLKGAELGQGTGLNNMMRQLGGSFGIAALTTLIHVRSGFHRNNLLVNINEYNPAFTQRFNGLMQNFMSKGYTFIDAQKASYKAIEGMVMKQTALLSYTDAFWVSGMVMLCSIPLLYLQKFKKGVKMPVDAH, encoded by the coding sequence ATGGCAGAAACCGGATTTAAAAAATGGGCTATCACCATCACGGTGATTACCGCTGCCTTGCTGGAGCTCATTGATACCACCATCGTGAACGTGGCCATGCCTCAGATACAAGGCAACCTGGGTGCAACGCTGGAAGACGTGGCCATGATTGTGACAGGGTACGCGGTGGCCAACGTGATTATTCTGCCCATGTCTGGATGGTTGGGAAGCCGCCTGGGCCGGAAGAACTACTTCATGGCCTCCATCATTACCTTCACTGTCTTCTCCTTTCTTTGCGGCAACGCCTCTAGCTTGGAGGAACTCGTGATTTTTAGGATTCTGCAAGGCTTGGCGGGGGGCGGCTTATTGTCCACTTCTCAGTCCATTCTTTTGGAAACCTGGCCCAAAGAGCAAGTAGGTACTGCCACGGCGCTGTTTGGATTAGGGGCCGTAGTTGGCCCTACGCTGGGGCCCACCATTGGCGGCTACATCACAGACAACTACTCCTGGCCCTGGATTTTTTATGTGAACGTGCCCGTGGGGATTCTGGCAGCCGTTGCTACCTACACCTTCATAAAAAGTACGCCAAGAGAGACCGGCGGCAAACCCATTGACTGGTGGGGCATTGCGCTGTTGGCCCTGGCCGTAGGAAGTTTGCAGATTGTGCTGGAGAAAGGCGAATCTGAGGATTGGTTTTCAGCCACGTACATCATTGTCCTGTCGGCCACGGCGGTTTTCGGGACGTTGCTCTTCATCTGGCGGGAACTCAGCATTGACTACCCCATCGTGAATTTCAAGATCATGCGCCACAGAAGCTTCTCCATTGGAATGTTCACTTCTTTTGTTCTGGGCTTTGGCTTGTATAGCTCCATGTTTGTGTTTCCGGTGTTTACGCAGGGCTTATTGGGCTTTACGGCCGCGCAATCTGGTAAATTATTATTGCCGGGCGGTTTGTTTACCATCATGATGATGCCCTTTGTGGGCAAGATGCTGCAGCGGGGCATTCCGGCGCAGTTCATGGCCACCGTGGGAATGCTGTTGTTCTTTGTCTTCGCCTTGATGATGAACCACTCCAACCTGCTTTCAGGTACCGAGGACTTCTTTTGGCCGCTCGTGATCAGGGGCATTGGCATGGCCTTGCTGTTTGTGCCGTTGACTACCTTGGCTATTCAAGACTTGAAGGGTGCTGAACTAGGGCAGGGCACAGGCTTGAACAACATGATGCGACAATTGGGAGGCTCCTTCGGAATTGCGGCCTTGACCACGCTCATACACGTGCGTTCTGGTTTCCACCGCAACAACCTGCTGGTAAACATCAATGAATACAACCCGGCCTTTACACAGCGGTTCAACGGCCTTATGCAGAATTTCATGAGCAAGGGCTACACCTTCATAGACGCTCAGAAAGCATCTTATAAAGCCATTGAAGGAATGGTCATGAAGCAGACGGCGCTATTGTCGTATACAGATGCCTTCTGGGTATCGGGGATGGTTATGCTCTGCTCTATTCCTTTGCTGTATTTGCAGAAGTTTAAGAAAGGTGTGAAAATGCCGGTAGACGCCCATTAA